A DNA window from Thalassospiraceae bacterium LMO-JJ14 contains the following coding sequences:
- a CDS encoding DsbA family oxidoreductase produces the protein MTEPLTLEVFSDYVCPWCYLGDNRVKKLKEKFDIDVRLVHFPLHPETPSEGRRLMDLFRTDQAGIDEKNERMQGLMAAEGLPFKPRTHTFNSRLAQEVGTWADTQPGGDAIHDLFFEAYFVDGRNIGDPDVILDVVKKAGLDVETARDVIGTRSFKDAVDADWSKSHAYGVTGVPTFVSEGHGIVGAQPYDALASFVTEMGAKPRGDSAQ, from the coding sequence ATGACAGAACCACTCACGCTTGAAGTTTTTTCCGACTATGTCTGTCCGTGGTGCTACCTCGGCGACAACCGTGTCAAAAAGCTGAAGGAGAAATTCGATATCGACGTCCGCCTGGTGCATTTCCCGTTGCATCCGGAAACGCCGTCCGAAGGGCGTCGGCTGATGGATCTGTTCCGCACCGATCAGGCCGGGATCGATGAAAAGAACGAACGCATGCAGGGACTGATGGCGGCTGAAGGGCTGCCCTTCAAGCCCCGCACGCATACTTTCAACAGCCGCCTCGCGCAGGAAGTCGGCACCTGGGCCGATACGCAACCGGGCGGTGATGCGATCCACGATCTGTTCTTCGAGGCGTATTTTGTCGACGGGCGCAACATCGGTGATCCGGACGTGATTCTCGATGTGGTGAAAAAGGCCGGCCTTGATGTCGAAACCGCTCGCGACGTGATCGGAACGCGGTCATTCAAAGACGCAGTCGACGCCGACTGGTCGAAATCGCATGCCTATGGCGTAACAGGCGTGCCGACATTCGTCAGTGAAGGGCACGGGATAGTCGGCGCACAGCCTTATGACGCGCTGGCGTCCTTCGTCACCGAAATGGGCGCCAAGCCGCGTGGCGATTCTGCACAGTAA